From Pantoea sp. Ep11b, the proteins below share one genomic window:
- a CDS encoding beta-ketoacyl-[acyl-carrier-protein] synthase family protein, translating to MIYIAATGMLNALGNNSQQIAAHLKKGEAPGMQRSQGWLSSGRACWLGRVEGALPPIPAALRAHNTRNNQLLLAALAQIRPALDAAIDRYGASRVAIVLGTSTSGVDEGDEQIRGRQPDYHYQMQELGDPSRFLAHYLRLDGPAYTISTACSSSARAIMSGERLIAAGLADVALVGGADSLSRMPINGFDSLASLSERRCAPFSRDRDGISIGEGAALMLLTREPQPLALLGAGESSDAWHMSAPHPEGEGAERAMRMALQRASLLPEQIGYINLHGTATPLNDQMEAGVIQRLFGNRIPCSSTKHLTGHTLGAAGVCEAALSALILQENLLLPAQDFSEAAQDESLPDFGLLLRPQTLQRPVIASNSFAFGGNNTCLILGRVS from the coding sequence ATGATCTATATTGCTGCCACCGGCATGCTGAATGCCCTGGGAAATAACAGCCAGCAGATTGCCGCGCATCTGAAAAAAGGGGAGGCGCCTGGCATGCAGCGCAGCCAGGGCTGGCTGAGCAGCGGCCGTGCCTGCTGGCTTGGCCGGGTCGAAGGGGCGTTACCGCCGATCCCTGCCGCCCTGCGCGCGCACAATACCCGCAACAATCAGCTGCTGCTGGCCGCGCTGGCGCAGATCCGTCCGGCGCTGGACGCGGCGATTGACCGCTATGGTGCCAGCCGGGTCGCGATCGTGCTGGGCACCAGCACCTCGGGCGTGGATGAGGGCGACGAGCAGATCCGCGGCAGGCAGCCCGATTATCACTATCAGATGCAGGAGTTAGGCGATCCTTCCCGCTTTCTGGCGCACTATCTGCGTCTGGATGGCCCGGCTTATACTATTTCGACCGCCTGCTCCTCCAGCGCACGCGCCATCATGAGTGGCGAGCGGCTGATCGCGGCAGGGCTGGCCGATGTGGCGCTGGTGGGCGGGGCAGACTCGCTGAGCCGGATGCCGATCAACGGATTTGACAGCCTGGCTTCGCTCTCTGAACGACGCTGCGCACCCTTCAGCCGCGATCGCGACGGCATCTCGATTGGGGAAGGGGCGGCGCTGATGCTGCTGACGCGTGAGCCGCAGCCGCTGGCGCTGCTGGGCGCGGGGGAATCCTCTGACGCCTGGCATATGTCCGCGCCTCATCCCGAAGGCGAGGGCGCAGAACGGGCGATGCGCATGGCACTGCAGCGGGCCAGCCTGCTGCCGGAACAGATTGGCTATATCAATCTGCACGGCACCGCCACACCGCTCAACGACCAGATGGAAGCCGGGGTGATCCAGCGGCTGTTCGGCAACCGCATACCCTGCAGTTCAACCAAACATCTGACCGGCCATACGCTTGGCGCGGCGGGCGTGTGCGAAGCCGCTCTCAGCGCGCTGATCCTGCAGGAGAACCTGCTGCTGCCTGCGCAGGATTTCAGCGAGGCGGCGCAGGATGAGAGCCTGCCGGATTTCGGCCTGCTGTTACGGCCGCAGACGCTGCAGCGGCCCGTCATCGCCTCTAACTCATTCGCCTTTGGCGGCAACAATACCTGTCTGATTCTGGGACGTGTTTCATGA
- a CDS encoding glycosyltransferase gives MLNTTFSPCVVIPCYNHGAMMASVIARLAPFNLPVIVVDDGSDAATQLQLATLHAPQLSLLRLERNQGKGAAVIHGLRAAAARGFTHAVQLDADGQHQAEDLPLMLAEAARYPDALISGQPLYDDSIPKSRLYGRYITHFWVWIETLSLSIRDSMCGFRVYPLAATLALCDRRAIGQRMDFDTEIMVRLYWQGTRSRFIPTRVTYPATGLSHFDALYDNLRISWMHTRLFFGMLPRLPRLLAMRKPPAHWSVESERRGQGGLRFMLAVYRYGGRLPFTLLLWPVVAVYWLSGQRARRASRQWLAQVTTAAQQQQVSLPPRLNSYRHFLRFAGAMLDKVASWRGDLRWGRDIDFAPGAEAVIRAPSPQGKLILASHLGDIEACRAMAQQVSGLVINALVFTDNARRFREVLETIAPQAGVNLMPVSDIGPETAILLQQKLEAGEWVAIVGDRTAVNPQRGGERRVIWSEFLGRAAPFPQGPFVLAAALRCPVLLMFALRQQGKLRVHCEPFADPLLLPRAQRQQALQEAVDRYAARLAHYALLAPLDWFNFFDFWTLPDPQASHKGTDHD, from the coding sequence GTGTTAAACACGACCTTCTCGCCCTGCGTGGTGATCCCCTGCTACAACCACGGCGCGATGATGGCGTCGGTGATAGCGCGGCTGGCTCCTTTTAATCTGCCGGTGATCGTCGTGGATGACGGCAGCGATGCGGCCACCCAGCTTCAGCTGGCGACGCTGCACGCGCCGCAGCTCAGCCTGCTGCGGCTGGAACGCAATCAGGGCAAGGGCGCGGCGGTGATCCACGGTCTGCGGGCGGCGGCGGCGCGCGGCTTTACCCATGCGGTGCAGCTGGATGCTGATGGCCAGCATCAGGCAGAGGATCTGCCGCTGATGCTGGCGGAAGCGGCACGCTATCCTGACGCGCTGATCTCCGGCCAGCCGCTCTATGACGACTCGATCCCGAAATCCCGCCTGTATGGTCGCTATATCACTCACTTCTGGGTCTGGATCGAAACCCTGTCGCTGTCGATCCGTGACAGCATGTGCGGCTTCCGGGTCTATCCGCTGGCGGCGACGCTGGCGCTGTGTGACCGCCGGGCCATCGGCCAGCGCATGGATTTCGACACCGAGATCATGGTGCGGCTCTACTGGCAGGGCACCCGCAGCCGCTTTATCCCGACCCGCGTCACCTATCCGGCGACCGGCCTGTCGCACTTCGATGCGCTCTACGACAATCTGCGGATCTCCTGGATGCACACCCGGCTCTTTTTCGGCATGCTGCCACGCCTTCCCCGTCTGCTGGCGATGCGTAAGCCGCCCGCGCACTGGTCGGTGGAAAGTGAACGTCGCGGGCAGGGGGGATTGCGCTTTATGCTGGCGGTCTATCGCTACGGCGGGCGGCTGCCCTTTACGCTGCTGCTCTGGCCGGTGGTGGCGGTCTACTGGCTCAGCGGGCAGCGTGCACGGCGCGCCTCCCGGCAGTGGCTGGCGCAGGTCACCACGGCCGCGCAGCAGCAACAGGTTTCACTGCCGCCCCGGCTCAACAGCTACCGTCATTTTCTGCGCTTCGCCGGGGCGATGCTGGATAAAGTCGCCAGCTGGCGGGGCGATCTGCGCTGGGGCCGGGATATCGACTTTGCACCGGGCGCAGAAGCGGTGATCCGCGCACCCTCGCCACAGGGTAAGCTGATCCTCGCCTCCCATCTCGGCGACATCGAAGCCTGCCGGGCCATGGCGCAGCAGGTCAGCGGGCTGGTGATTAACGCCCTGGTCTTCACCGACAACGCCCGGCGTTTCCGGGAAGTGCTGGAAACGATCGCGCCACAGGCGGGCGTCAATCTGATGCCGGTCAGCGATATCGGGCCGGAAACGGCGATCCTGCTGCAGCAGAAGCTGGAGGCGGGGGAGTGGGTAGCGATCGTCGGCGATCGCACCGCAGTAAATCCGCAGCGGGGCGGTGAACGCCGGGTCATCTGGAGCGAGTTTCTGGGCCGTGCCGCGCCCTTTCCGCAGGGGCCCTTTGTGCTGGCGGCCGCCTTACGCTGTCCGGTGCTGCTGATGTTCGCACTGCGTCAACAGGGTAAACTGCGGGTTCACTGTGAGCCGTTCGCCGACCCGCTGCTGCTGCCCCGCGCGCAGCGTCAGCAGGCGCTGCAGGAGGCGGTCGATCGCTACGCGGCGCGACTGGCCCATTACGCCCTGCTGGCGCCGCTCGACTGGTTTAACTTTTTCGATTTCTGGACGCTGCCTGATCCACAGGCATCTCACAAGGGGACTGACCATGACTGA
- a CDS encoding outer membrane lipoprotein carrier protein LolA yields MLKIVLTGLLLWASAASAVTLDQLQQRFASQPVIRADFTQTRTIAGMRQPLVSHGQMLIAREQGLWWHQQTPFVMTLLLDDKRMVQSLSGQKPQVITAESNPQMFQFNHLLRALFQADQKVLNENFSVAFSDRGNGAWTLDLTPKAAPLNKIFNRISLAGSTFLDSINLDDRQGDKTRIELSQTRTEPPQLSDEEKARFAGP; encoded by the coding sequence ATGCTGAAAATCGTGCTTACCGGCCTGCTGCTGTGGGCCAGTGCCGCCAGCGCGGTCACGCTGGACCAGCTGCAGCAGCGCTTTGCCAGCCAGCCGGTGATCCGGGCCGACTTTACCCAGACGCGCACCATCGCCGGGATGCGCCAGCCGCTGGTATCGCATGGACAGATGCTGATCGCCCGCGAGCAGGGATTATGGTGGCATCAGCAGACGCCGTTTGTGATGACGCTGCTGCTGGATGATAAACGCATGGTGCAGAGCCTCAGTGGTCAGAAGCCGCAGGTGATCACCGCAGAGAGCAACCCGCAGATGTTCCAGTTCAACCATCTGCTGCGGGCGCTGTTCCAGGCCGATCAAAAAGTCCTCAATGAAAACTTCAGCGTGGCGTTCAGCGATCGCGGCAACGGCGCCTGGACGCTGGATCTGACACCAAAGGCCGCGCCGCTCAACAAAATCTTTAACCGCATCTCGCTGGCGGGCAGCACCTTCCTGGACAGCATTAACCTGGATGACCGGCAGGGGGATAAAACCCGGATTGAGCTGAGTCAGACCCGAACCGAACCGCCGCAGCTGAGCGACGAAGAGAAGGCGCGTTTTGCCGGGCCGTAA
- a CDS encoding hydroxymyristoyl-ACP dehydratase: MLPIERSRQQQGDSVMLTLQVEAGLFWFQGHFTDLPILPGVAQLNWVMHYGVSLLAPGKHFSVMDNIKFQQPVLPDSLLQLRLDWDAEKSRLSFRYSLLKAEGEQIASSGKIQLC; this comes from the coding sequence ATGTTACCGATTGAACGCAGCCGACAGCAGCAGGGTGACAGCGTGATGCTGACCCTGCAGGTGGAGGCCGGACTGTTCTGGTTCCAGGGCCACTTCACGGACCTGCCAATTCTGCCTGGCGTGGCCCAGCTCAACTGGGTGATGCACTATGGGGTGTCGCTGCTGGCACCCGGTAAACACTTTTCCGTGATGGATAACATCAAATTTCAGCAGCCGGTGCTGCCCGACTCGCTGCTGCAACTGCGTCTCGACTGGGATGCAGAGAAATCCCGGCTGAGCTTCCGCTACAGCCTGCTGAAGGCGGAGGGCGAGCAGATCGCCAGCAGCGGGAAGATCCAGCTGTGTTAA
- a CDS encoding 3-ketoacyl-ACP reductase FabG2, which produces MTESVLVTGASKGIGRAIALRLAQDGFQIIVHFNRDRAGAEQCLQQIEAAGGSGRLLGFDVADRAATRAALEADIEEHGAYYGVVSNAGITRDAAFPALTDQEWDSVIHTNLDSFYNVIQPCVMPMIGLRRGGRIITLSSVSGIMGNRGQVNYSAAKAGIIGATKALAIELAKRKITVNCIAPGLIDTGMEGLAPQVVDEAMKLVPMKRMGAAEEVAGLASYLMSDIAGYVTRQVISINGGML; this is translated from the coding sequence ATGACAGAGTCGGTATTAGTCACGGGCGCCAGTAAAGGCATTGGCCGCGCGATTGCGCTGCGTCTTGCTCAGGATGGCTTTCAGATTATCGTGCATTTCAATCGCGATCGCGCCGGAGCTGAGCAGTGCCTGCAGCAGATCGAAGCCGCAGGCGGCAGCGGCCGTCTGCTGGGCTTTGATGTCGCCGATCGGGCCGCAACCCGCGCCGCGCTTGAGGCGGATATCGAAGAGCATGGGGCCTATTACGGTGTGGTCAGCAATGCGGGCATTACCCGCGATGCGGCCTTTCCGGCCCTGACGGATCAGGAGTGGGACAGCGTCATCCACACCAATCTCGACAGCTTCTACAACGTCATTCAGCCCTGCGTGATGCCGATGATCGGCCTGCGACGCGGTGGCCGGATCATTACCCTCTCTTCGGTCTCCGGGATAATGGGAAATCGCGGGCAGGTCAACTACAGCGCAGCCAAAGCGGGCATTATCGGTGCCACTAAGGCGCTGGCGATTGAGCTGGCCAAACGTAAGATCACCGTTAACTGCATCGCGCCCGGCCTGATCGATACCGGCATGGAAGGGCTGGCACCGCAGGTGGTCGACGAGGCGATGAAACTTGTGCCGATGAAACGCATGGGCGCAGCCGAAGAGGTGGCGGGCCTGGCGAGCTATCTGATGTCCGATATCGCAGGCTACGTCACGCGTCAGGTCATTTCGATTAACGGAGGCATGTTGTGA
- a CDS encoding AMP-binding protein, with protein sequence MRVATWLTGSDREVAWRGDRPLMLSSMHRQVVALSQRLAARPGTHWALCFDDSYRFCVALLACWYAGKTPVMPGHCRAALLEEMQEQLDGVVCDMPLAVTLPQLAWDDAEASGALPPLPERAELVLFTSGSTGTPRQVVRTLAAMEQESHWLSTLWGARLPGCRVIASVSHQHLYGLSFRLFLPMMLRLPFAAQPIFYGEQLAELPRDGRYLFVSSPAFLSRLDDALAAPVCERIISAGGVLPCADAQQVWQRFGCPVSEIYGSTETGVLAWRVCDRPAPSWRAFPEVRLAQTAPDRWQVWSPLIGKASGLPLDDRIQMEPDGGFRLAGRHDRIVKIGDKRLSLSEIERRLLSLPEVTDAAALVVTRHERQAIGVVLSLNTPLDDAALHRRRQEWKRQLQHWLEPLAMPRYWRVVPAIPVTAQSKRAWPQIEELFHVTD encoded by the coding sequence GTGAGGGTAGCGACGTGGCTGACCGGCTCCGATCGCGAGGTCGCCTGGCGCGGCGATCGGCCTCTGATGCTGAGCAGCATGCACCGTCAGGTCGTGGCGCTCAGTCAGCGGCTGGCGGCCCGGCCCGGCACGCACTGGGCGCTCTGTTTTGATGACAGCTACCGCTTCTGCGTGGCGCTGTTAGCCTGCTGGTATGCCGGTAAAACGCCGGTGATGCCGGGCCACTGTCGCGCCGCCCTGCTGGAGGAGATGCAGGAGCAGCTTGATGGGGTGGTGTGCGATATGCCGCTGGCGGTGACCCTGCCGCAACTGGCGTGGGACGACGCCGAAGCGTCGGGGGCGCTGCCGCCGCTGCCTGAACGCGCAGAGCTGGTACTGTTTACCTCGGGATCGACCGGCACGCCGCGGCAGGTGGTCAGAACGCTGGCGGCGATGGAGCAGGAGAGCCACTGGCTCAGCACACTGTGGGGCGCGCGATTACCGGGCTGCCGGGTCATCGCCTCGGTCAGCCATCAGCATCTCTACGGCTTATCCTTCCGGCTGTTTCTGCCCATGATGCTCAGGCTGCCGTTTGCCGCCCAGCCGATCTTCTATGGCGAACAGCTGGCCGAGCTGCCGCGTGACGGGCGTTATCTCTTCGTCAGCAGCCCGGCCTTTTTGTCGCGGCTGGATGATGCGCTCGCCGCGCCCGTCTGTGAACGGATTATCTCTGCCGGCGGTGTGCTGCCCTGCGCCGATGCGCAACAGGTCTGGCAGCGTTTTGGCTGCCCGGTCAGTGAGATCTACGGCAGCACCGAAACCGGCGTGCTGGCCTGGCGTGTCTGCGATCGGCCGGCGCCGTCCTGGCGTGCGTTTCCTGAGGTCAGACTGGCGCAGACCGCCCCCGATCGCTGGCAGGTCTGGTCGCCGCTGATCGGCAAGGCCAGCGGGCTGCCGCTGGATGACCGCATCCAAATGGAGCCGGACGGCGGTTTCCGGCTGGCAGGTCGGCACGATCGCATCGTCAAAATCGGTGATAAGCGCCTCTCACTGAGTGAGATAGAGCGCCGTCTGCTCAGCCTGCCGGAGGTCACCGATGCGGCGGCGCTGGTGGTCACCCGTCATGAACGTCAGGCGATAGGCGTGGTGCTGTCGCTGAACACACCGCTGGATGATGCGGCACTGCACCGGCGCAGGCAGGAGTGGAAGCGGCAGCTTCAGCACTGGCTGGAACCGCTGGCGATGCCGCGTTACTGGCGGGTTGTCCCGGCCATTCCTGTGACGGCGCAGAGCAAACGCGCCTGGCCGCAAATAGAGGAACTTTTTCATGTTACCGATTGA
- a CDS encoding MMPL family transporter: MPGRNDRRLALLWLLLCLLLAAALAFLLPRSQLNSSVLALLPQQNLGAAPPALQQGFMQRLDRQLVWLVSPGEQDDPQIAAWWLAQLRALPDLKQVEGDLGAQQQQQWGRFAWQHRNGLLDEATRSRLQNGGEAQATWLLGQLFSAFSGVSSQELQGDPLMLVRGSQLALAGNAGRMSLHDGWLTVRDAQGKQWYFLHGELASNAFSIEQSHALVTRLSALEQQLKQRWPQALLLTRGTVLFSDSASQRAQHDVKTLGSVTLGGVLLLVLLVFRSLRPLLLTVTSVAIGALAGTVVTLLCFGELHLMTLVMSLSIVGISADYTLYYLTERMVHGDQQTPWQSLRKVRGTLLLALATTAIAWLLMLLAPFPGLRQLAVFAASGLTASCLTVILIYPWLVRGLPVRPVPLMVTLARWLAAWRRQRGLRVGLPLAMAIVALAGIAQLKVDDDIAHLQSAPARLLEQDRQLASLTGQRADQTWFVVWGQDAQQTLQRLETLAPDLQQAQQQGWLQHYRLLPLSSLARQQQDLRLLNQAAPHIRARLQQAGMALAEPDLSPMPVTPAAWLASPLSEGWRLLWLTLPDGRSGVLVPVSGVRDSAALAALAAQHPGVSWIDRKASYDALFSFWRTLLGGLLALALALITLSFVLRLGLRAGLRSALPSVLSLAMALSTLGWTGASLNLFALLALILVLGIGINYTLFFSNPQGTPLTSLLAVSLAMITTLLTLGMLVFSSTSAIASFGTVLCSGIFSAFLLSPLAMRPTRSRSKR, translated from the coding sequence TTGCCGGGCCGTAACGATCGCAGGCTGGCCCTCCTGTGGCTGCTGCTCTGTCTGCTGCTGGCGGCGGCGCTCGCTTTTCTGCTGCCGCGCAGCCAGCTTAACAGCAGCGTGCTGGCGCTGCTGCCGCAGCAGAATCTGGGTGCAGCGCCACCTGCGCTTCAGCAGGGCTTTATGCAGCGGCTGGATCGCCAGCTGGTCTGGCTGGTTTCGCCCGGTGAACAGGACGATCCTCAGATTGCGGCCTGGTGGCTGGCGCAATTGCGCGCGCTGCCTGACCTGAAACAGGTTGAAGGCGATCTCGGTGCACAGCAGCAGCAGCAGTGGGGCCGTTTTGCCTGGCAGCACCGCAATGGATTACTTGATGAGGCGACCCGCAGCCGGTTGCAGAACGGCGGCGAGGCGCAGGCGACGTGGCTGCTGGGGCAGCTCTTTTCGGCCTTCTCTGGCGTCAGCAGCCAGGAGCTGCAGGGTGATCCGCTGATGCTGGTGCGGGGTTCGCAGCTGGCGCTGGCGGGGAATGCCGGCCGTATGTCGCTGCATGACGGCTGGCTGACGGTCAGGGATGCGCAGGGAAAGCAGTGGTATTTTCTGCACGGTGAACTGGCCAGCAACGCTTTCAGCATTGAGCAGAGTCATGCGCTGGTGACCCGGCTCAGCGCGCTGGAGCAGCAGCTGAAACAGCGCTGGCCGCAGGCGTTACTGCTGACGCGCGGCACGGTGCTGTTCAGCGACAGCGCCAGCCAGCGGGCGCAGCATGATGTGAAGACGCTGGGCAGCGTGACGCTGGGCGGCGTGCTGCTGCTGGTGCTGCTGGTCTTCCGCTCGCTGCGGCCGCTGCTGCTGACGGTGACCTCCGTGGCGATCGGCGCGCTGGCGGGTACGGTGGTCACGCTGCTCTGCTTCGGTGAACTGCATCTGATGACGCTGGTGATGAGCCTGAGTATTGTGGGCATCTCGGCGGATTACACGCTCTACTATCTTACCGAGCGGATGGTGCATGGCGATCAGCAGACGCCGTGGCAGAGTCTGCGCAAAGTGCGCGGCACGCTGCTGCTGGCGCTTGCCACTACCGCCATCGCCTGGCTGCTGATGCTGCTGGCACCGTTTCCGGGACTGCGTCAGCTGGCGGTCTTTGCCGCCAGCGGATTAACCGCCTCCTGCCTGACGGTGATCCTGATTTATCCGTGGCTGGTTCGCGGCCTGCCGGTCCGCCCGGTGCCGCTGATGGTGACGCTGGCCCGCTGGCTGGCCGCCTGGCGTCGCCAGCGCGGGCTGCGCGTGGGGCTGCCGCTGGCGATGGCGATCGTTGCCCTGGCCGGGATCGCCCAGCTGAAGGTGGATGATGATATCGCGCATCTGCAAAGTGCCCCGGCCCGCCTGCTGGAGCAGGATCGCCAGCTGGCCAGCCTGACCGGACAGCGCGCCGATCAGACCTGGTTTGTCGTCTGGGGTCAGGATGCGCAGCAGACGCTGCAGCGGCTGGAAACCCTGGCCCCGGATCTGCAGCAGGCTCAGCAGCAGGGCTGGCTGCAGCACTATCGCCTGTTGCCGCTGTCGTCACTCGCCCGGCAGCAGCAGGATCTCCGGCTGCTTAACCAGGCCGCGCCGCACATCCGGGCCCGTCTGCAGCAGGCGGGGATGGCGCTGGCTGAACCGGATCTGAGCCCGATGCCGGTGACGCCAGCGGCCTGGCTGGCGAGCCCCCTGAGCGAAGGCTGGCGGCTGCTCTGGCTGACGCTGCCGGATGGACGCAGCGGGGTGCTGGTGCCCGTCAGCGGTGTCCGGGACAGCGCAGCTCTCGCGGCACTGGCGGCGCAGCATCCGGGCGTCAGCTGGATCGACCGCAAGGCGAGCTACGATGCGCTGTTCAGCTTCTGGCGCACTCTGCTCGGCGGATTACTGGCACTGGCGCTGGCGCTGATAACGCTGAGCTTTGTGCTGCGGCTGGGGCTCAGAGCGGGCCTGCGCAGCGCGCTGCCGTCGGTGCTGTCGCTGGCGATGGCGCTGTCGACCCTGGGCTGGACAGGCGCCTCGCTGAACCTGTTTGCCCTGCTGGCGCTGATTCTGGTGCTGGGCATTGGCATTAACTACACGCTCTTTTTCAGCAATCCGCAGGGCACGCCGCTGACCTCGCTGCTGGCGGTATCGCTGGCGATGATCACTACCTTACTGACGCTGGGAATGCTGGTGTTCAGCAGCACCAGCGCAATTGCCAGTTTCGGCACCGTTTTATGCAGCGGCATCTTCAGCGCGTTCCTGCTGTCGCCGCTGGCGATGCGACCCACCCGATCAAGGAGTAAACGATGA
- a CDS encoding 3-hydroxy-fatty acyl-ACP dehydratase, with protein sequence MIFPSPAAHWLPHAAPMLLLDQLIAVDDVQVHCQVSTAADGVLAPFLTAQGELPAWFGVEMMAQTVGVWSGWHARQGGATLIPPGMLLGGRGWRAEQPLFPAAVTLDIRMTLLMRDDRMGSFEGEIRAGTQLLASGRLNTYQPNEAELQQLMLQGKQP encoded by the coding sequence ATGATTTTTCCTTCTCCTGCGGCACACTGGCTGCCGCACGCTGCGCCGATGCTGCTGCTAGACCAGCTGATCGCCGTCGATGATGTGCAGGTTCACTGCCAGGTTTCGACCGCTGCGGATGGCGTACTGGCGCCGTTTCTGACGGCGCAGGGTGAACTGCCTGCGTGGTTTGGCGTTGAGATGATGGCGCAGACCGTGGGCGTCTGGTCGGGCTGGCACGCCCGGCAGGGCGGCGCAACGCTGATCCCGCCCGGTATGCTGCTGGGCGGACGCGGCTGGCGGGCAGAGCAGCCGCTGTTTCCCGCAGCGGTCACACTGGATATCCGCATGACGCTGCTGATGCGCGACGATCGCATGGGCAGTTTTGAAGGTGAGATTCGCGCGGGCACGCAACTGCTTGCCAGCGGCCGCCTGAATACCTATCAACCCAATGAAGCAGAATTACAGCAATTAATGTTACAAGGAAAACAGCCATGA
- a CDS encoding acyl-CoA thioesterase: protein MTEHHAEVVLTVSFHDCDPMGVVWHGNYFRFFEVAREALLRSINYSYGEMAASGYVWPVVDTRVKYRQPLRCEETIRVSARITEHENRLRIDYEVRNATGEVTTKAHTLQVAVEQATQALCFVSPDILLERLGVKGC from the coding sequence ATGACTGAACATCATGCTGAGGTTGTGCTGACTGTCTCATTCCACGACTGTGATCCCATGGGCGTGGTCTGGCACGGCAACTATTTCCGCTTTTTCGAAGTGGCGCGTGAGGCCCTGCTGCGCAGCATTAACTACAGTTACGGCGAGATGGCCGCCAGCGGCTATGTCTGGCCGGTGGTCGATACCCGGGTAAAATATCGCCAGCCCCTGCGCTGTGAAGAGACCATTCGCGTCAGTGCCCGGATTACAGAGCATGAGAACCGTCTGCGCATCGATTATGAGGTCCGCAACGCAACCGGAGAGGTCACCACCAAAGCTCATACCCTGCAGGTGGCCGTTGAGCAGGCGACGCAGGCGTTGTGCTTCGTGTCGCCCGATATTTTACTGGAACGTTTAGGAGTGAAAGGATGCTGA
- a CDS encoding DUF3261 domain-containing protein: MIRAASVLLTALLLSACAGPAPDSSRPTAWLKPGVKVTLPSPGIEPAFQQQQLLTGQVKGRSQSLLVLLSADKQQIDLAGLSSVGIRLFSLRYDASGIHTEQLMPLPQMPPASQVLADIMLSYWPVARWQAVLPAGWTLQDQGLKRKLIDADNHLVTEIDYLQRGHQRQPISIRQHAFGYQIHIQQLDAS, from the coding sequence ATGATCCGTGCCGCCTCTGTTCTGCTGACGGCGCTGCTGCTCAGCGCCTGTGCCGGACCGGCCCCCGACAGCAGTCGTCCCACCGCCTGGCTGAAGCCGGGCGTGAAAGTGACCCTGCCGTCGCCGGGGATTGAACCCGCTTTTCAGCAGCAGCAGTTACTTACCGGGCAGGTGAAAGGGCGGAGCCAGTCGCTGCTGGTGCTGCTCAGCGCCGATAAGCAGCAGATCGATTTGGCGGGACTCTCCTCGGTGGGCATCCGGCTGTTCAGCCTGCGCTACGACGCCAGCGGTATCCACACAGAGCAGCTGATGCCGCTGCCGCAGATGCCGCCTGCCAGTCAGGTCCTGGCGGATATTATGCTCAGCTACTGGCCAGTGGCTCGCTGGCAGGCCGTGCTGCCGGCAGGCTGGACGCTGCAGGATCAGGGGTTAAAGCGAAAACTGATCGATGCCGATAACCATCTGGTGACCGAAATTGACTATCTGCAACGCGGTCATCAGCGCCAGCCGATCAGCATCCGGCAGCATGCTTTTGGCTATCAGATCCATATTCAACAGCTGGACGCCTCATGA